From a region of the Listeria monocytogenes ATCC 19117 genome:
- the pepV gene encoding dipeptidase PepV translates to MTEINWQKEVESRKDDFLEDLKGLLRIPSVRDDSKKTEDAPFGPDVKRALDYMIELGKKDGFTAKEVGNVAGHLEYGQGEELVGVLGHVDVVPVGDGWTNGPFEPTLRDGKLYARGVADDKGPTIAGYYALKIIKELGLPLSRRVRIIVGSDEESGMSCVERYFETEEQPTLGFVPDAEFPIIHAEKGISELDVSFKDGEASGEAAFRLLSVESGERYNMVPDHATAILEDVKDFDKLANAFKTFLANHPVEGTLEENGKSVKINIVGKSAHAMEPNNGVNAGLHLVAFLGKFKLTGAANDFVTFGRDYLFGDSRAVKLGISYEDEESGELTMNVGVIRYDVAEGGKYGLNFRYPVTANMDKLKNKMQTVVYEYNAQYTHYEDSKPLFVPKDHPLIQVLQEVYTKQTGEEATLLAIGGGTYARHMETGVAFGALFPGREDTMHQKDEFSYFDDLLKATAIYAEALYKLAK, encoded by the coding sequence ATGACAGAAATTAATTGGCAAAAAGAAGTGGAATCACGCAAAGATGATTTCTTAGAAGATTTAAAAGGGCTTCTTCGCATTCCGAGTGTTCGCGATGACAGTAAAAAAACAGAAGATGCGCCGTTTGGACCAGACGTGAAACGCGCGCTCGACTATATGATTGAACTTGGTAAAAAAGACGGCTTCACAGCGAAAGAAGTTGGAAACGTAGCAGGACACCTTGAATACGGTCAAGGAGAAGAACTAGTTGGCGTTTTAGGCCATGTGGATGTAGTACCAGTTGGTGATGGTTGGACGAACGGACCATTCGAACCAACTTTACGCGACGGCAAATTATACGCTCGTGGGGTTGCGGACGATAAAGGACCAACAATTGCAGGTTACTATGCGCTAAAAATTATTAAAGAACTAGGATTACCACTTTCTCGCCGTGTTAGAATCATTGTTGGTTCTGATGAAGAGAGCGGTATGAGCTGTGTGGAACGTTATTTTGAAACAGAAGAACAACCAACACTTGGTTTTGTTCCTGATGCAGAATTCCCAATCATTCACGCGGAAAAAGGTATCTCAGAACTAGATGTATCTTTTAAAGATGGTGAAGCAAGCGGGGAAGCGGCTTTCCGTTTACTTAGCGTAGAATCAGGCGAGCGTTACAACATGGTTCCAGATCACGCAACAGCTATTTTAGAAGACGTAAAAGACTTTGATAAATTAGCGAATGCATTCAAAACCTTCCTAGCAAACCATCCAGTAGAAGGAACATTAGAAGAAAACGGCAAATCCGTTAAAATTAATATTGTTGGTAAATCTGCCCATGCAATGGAACCAAATAACGGTGTAAACGCTGGTCTTCATTTAGTAGCTTTCCTTGGTAAATTCAAGCTGACTGGCGCGGCAAATGATTTCGTAACATTTGGTCGCGATTACCTATTCGGCGATTCCCGTGCAGTTAAATTAGGTATTAGCTATGAAGACGAAGAAAGCGGCGAACTAACAATGAACGTTGGCGTTATTCGTTACGATGTAGCAGAAGGTGGAAAATACGGACTTAATTTCCGTTATCCAGTAACTGCTAATATGGACAAATTGAAAAATAAAATGCAAACAGTAGTTTATGAGTACAATGCGCAATACACGCATTACGAAGATTCCAAACCACTTTTCGTACCAAAAGATCATCCGCTAATTCAAGTTTTACAAGAAGTGTATACAAAACAAACGGGTGAAGAAGCTACTTTACTAGCAATTGGTGGCGGAACTTATGCGCGCCACATGGAGACTGGTGTGGCGTTCGGCGCACTATTCCCAGGCCGTGAAGACACGATGCACCAAAAAGACGAATTCAGCTATTTTGATGATTTGTTAAAAGCTACTGCAATTTATGCAGAAGCACTTTACAAATTAGCGAAGTAA
- a CDS encoding NUDIX hydrolase → MKPIYPAVKAVIVKDGKFLALKKKGVEGEVFELPGGRMNYGETHGEALFREVYEETKLQVQPFILYDTWEFFHEDFQITGVIYLVEMPEGGEIELSDEHEEYRFLPLEKESLNVMDIVFSSRMERWDFEAIKGFMRK, encoded by the coding sequence ATGAAACCTATATATCCTGCAGTGAAAGCAGTTATCGTAAAAGACGGAAAATTTTTAGCACTAAAGAAAAAAGGGGTAGAAGGAGAAGTTTTTGAACTTCCAGGAGGCCGCATGAATTATGGTGAAACGCACGGGGAAGCCCTTTTTAGAGAAGTTTATGAAGAAACAAAATTACAAGTACAGCCATTTATTTTATATGATACGTGGGAATTTTTCCATGAGGATTTCCAAATTACCGGTGTTATTTATTTGGTAGAAATGCCAGAAGGTGGCGAAATCGAATTATCCGATGAACACGAAGAATATCGCTTTTTACCACTAGAAAAAGAAAGTTTAAATGTCATGGATATCGTTTTTTCTTCGCGCATGGAACGCTGGGATTTTGAAGCAATTAAAGGTTTTATGAGAAAATAG
- a CDS encoding NAD(P)H-hydrate dehydratase: MKKITPKAMCAWIPKREDETHKGDYGRVLIVAGNKQFGGAAIMAAEACVKSGAGLTTVASDSVNRPALQTRIPECMFIDYENISSLSEQISQFDTILIGPGLGLDAYAEEIFRLVLEKSTEQQQVIIDGDGITIYAKGENPHPAAKLTFTPHAGEWERLKVLAPDAVTPTDVALAIDATIVLKGHRTKVYSGESAWQNMYGTPAMATGGMGDTLAGTICGLMAQTEKPITGTLAAVFLHSYIGEILAKKRYVVLPTEIAEELPTYLKIFSETDEHA, translated from the coding sequence ATGAAAAAAATAACACCAAAAGCAATGTGCGCATGGATTCCTAAACGCGAAGATGAAACACATAAGGGTGACTATGGGCGCGTTCTGATTGTCGCTGGAAATAAACAATTTGGTGGTGCTGCTATTATGGCGGCAGAAGCTTGTGTCAAAAGTGGTGCTGGTTTAACAACCGTGGCCTCCGATAGTGTCAACCGACCTGCTCTCCAAACAAGAATACCTGAATGCATGTTTATTGATTATGAAAATATCTCGAGTCTCAGCGAACAAATCAGCCAATTTGATACGATTTTAATTGGTCCTGGGCTTGGACTTGATGCCTATGCGGAAGAAATTTTTCGTTTAGTTTTAGAAAAATCAACCGAACAGCAACAAGTAATTATTGATGGTGATGGGATTACTATTTATGCAAAAGGAGAAAATCCCCATCCTGCCGCGAAACTAACTTTTACGCCTCATGCTGGAGAATGGGAAAGGCTTAAAGTATTAGCGCCAGATGCCGTAACACCAACTGATGTAGCGCTTGCTATCGACGCAACGATTGTTTTAAAAGGGCACCGTACAAAAGTGTATTCTGGCGAGTCTGCTTGGCAAAATATGTACGGAACACCAGCAATGGCAACAGGTGGTATGGGTGATACGCTTGCCGGTACAATTTGTGGCTTAATGGCGCAAACTGAAAAACCGATTACCGGCACTCTAGCCGCGGTCTTTCTTCACAGCTATATCGGCGAAATTTTAGCTAAAAAGCGCTATGTGGTACTTCCAACCGAAATTGCCGAAGAATTACCGACTTACTTGAAAATTTTTAGCGAAACTGACGAACATGCTTAA
- a CDS encoding phosphatase PAP2 family protein, with translation MKKTPFIISGIALLGFIFFMTGVMTGAKWIQHFDDYWNSIIRVGITNTKTTVISYLTDIGGVATICILTAVIVVIFVVIRKVDMAIWFGGIVLIGGALIPSIIKNIVQRPRPTYKLIEQGGFSFPSGHSTGSTVFYGMLAFLLILYVSRRWLRFTIGILAFGLVIFIMYSRVYLGVHFPSDVVAGFLIGNAALFSGIGCYFIWNQKLALWASRFKKA, from the coding sequence ATGAAAAAAACACCATTTATTATTAGCGGTATCGCTCTCCTTGGATTTATTTTCTTTATGACAGGCGTTATGACCGGTGCAAAGTGGATTCAACATTTTGATGATTATTGGAACAGTATTATCCGTGTAGGCATTACGAATACGAAAACAACGGTGATTTCTTATCTAACGGATATTGGCGGAGTCGCGACCATTTGTATTTTAACAGCAGTCATTGTCGTTATATTTGTTGTCATTCGAAAAGTAGATATGGCGATTTGGTTTGGTGGTATTGTTTTAATTGGTGGAGCACTTATCCCGTCAATTATTAAAAATATCGTTCAACGACCAAGGCCTACGTATAAATTAATCGAACAAGGTGGATTTAGTTTTCCAAGTGGACATTCGACCGGTTCTACGGTATTTTATGGTATGCTTGCTTTCTTGTTAATTCTATACGTGAGCCGCAGATGGCTTCGATTTACAATTGGCATTCTAGCCTTTGGTCTAGTTATTTTCATCATGTATTCGCGTGTTTACTTAGGGGTGCACTTTCCAAGCGATGTGGTTGCAGGATTCTTAATCGGCAATGCAGCACTTTTCAGTGGCATTGGATGTTACTTCATTTGGAATCAAAAATTAGCATTATGGGCGAGTAGATTTAAAAAAGCATAG
- a CDS encoding putative polysaccharide biosynthesis protein, whose product MGSKLLRGTFILTLGTLISKVLGILYVIPFYAIIGGDEPALLYNFGYVPYQLFLSIATAGIPLAVAKYIAKYNAMEEYAVGRRLFKTGVYLMIFSGIVCFLAMYGLAPTLARMQQLEGGYSLADGIQVIRAVSFALLIIPVMSLLRGFFQGYNSMGPSAVSQVLEQVVRIMFLLAGTFIVMYVLDGNVVTAISIATFSAFVGAFASLLLLLWYFYKRKPGLDRMLLEDRGTVKISIPTLYKDIILSAIPFIIVGSATSLYQLIDQFTLGRVLEYIGITPELVNSYVAIINFDVQKLIMIPGTLAIAFSMALVPLVTGAYVRKEYAQVKRQLNDVFQILLFLTIPACFGIAMLARPLFTVFFSPSDNGTALLQLFAPIAILFSLFSVSAAVLQGIDEQRFTVLGLLLGLLAKSVLQMPLIMLFEAKGSIIATGIGYAVSCIFMLLIIKKYVRFSFKVILRRTVLFFGMTALMGLVVIALYIMMSNFVSTDRKIPALMITIVCGGVGAIFYGYMAFKLHLSDKLFGPRGTRLREKLRIR is encoded by the coding sequence ATGGGTTCAAAACTGCTCAGAGGAACATTTATTCTGACGCTAGGGACATTAATCTCTAAAGTGCTCGGAATATTGTATGTGATTCCGTTTTATGCGATTATTGGAGGAGATGAACCAGCGCTTCTATATAATTTCGGTTATGTGCCGTATCAATTATTCTTAAGCATTGCGACTGCAGGGATTCCGCTGGCTGTTGCTAAATATATAGCAAAATATAATGCGATGGAAGAATACGCTGTAGGTCGACGTTTATTTAAAACCGGTGTATATTTAATGATTTTCTCCGGCATTGTCTGTTTCCTAGCAATGTATGGACTTGCTCCAACGCTTGCTCGGATGCAACAACTGGAGGGCGGTTATAGTTTAGCAGATGGGATTCAAGTTATTCGTGCAGTTAGTTTCGCCTTACTAATTATTCCGGTAATGAGTTTACTACGAGGCTTTTTCCAAGGATATAATTCGATGGGACCTTCTGCTGTATCGCAAGTGTTAGAACAAGTTGTTCGGATTATGTTCTTACTTGCTGGAACATTTATTGTCATGTATGTACTTGATGGGAATGTCGTAACGGCTATTAGTATTGCTACTTTCTCCGCGTTTGTCGGCGCTTTTGCAAGTCTACTTTTACTTCTTTGGTATTTTTACAAACGAAAACCTGGACTGGACCGAATGCTTTTAGAAGACAGAGGGACTGTGAAAATTTCTATCCCGACGCTTTATAAAGATATTATTCTTTCGGCGATTCCGTTTATTATTGTTGGATCTGCTACATCCCTTTATCAATTGATTGACCAGTTTACATTAGGACGGGTACTGGAATATATTGGCATTACGCCGGAACTAGTGAATTCTTATGTGGCAATTATTAACTTTGATGTACAAAAATTGATTATGATTCCCGGCACACTCGCGATTGCGTTTTCGATGGCGCTTGTCCCACTAGTGACGGGAGCTTATGTGAGAAAAGAATATGCGCAAGTGAAGCGTCAACTTAATGATGTTTTTCAAATTTTATTATTTTTAACAATTCCAGCTTGTTTTGGGATTGCGATGCTAGCAAGACCGCTATTTACGGTGTTTTTCTCGCCAAGTGATAACGGTACAGCATTACTACAACTTTTTGCGCCAATCGCTATTTTATTCTCCTTATTTAGCGTATCTGCTGCAGTCCTTCAAGGGATTGATGAACAACGATTTACCGTACTTGGTTTATTACTCGGTCTACTGGCTAAATCAGTTCTTCAAATGCCGCTCATTATGTTATTTGAGGCAAAGGGATCCATTATTGCAACCGGAATTGGCTATGCGGTATCTTGTATTTTCATGCTACTTATTATTAAGAAATATGTTCGTTTTTCGTTCAAAGTTATTTTACGGCGAACGGTACTTTTCTTTGGGATGACGGCTTTAATGGGGCTTGTAGTTATTGCGCTTTATATTATGATGTCTAACTTTGTATCAACAGACCGGAAAATTCCTGCATTAATGATTACAATCGTTTGCGGCGGGGTAGGTGCAATTTTCTATGGTTACATGGCATTTAAACTCCACTTATCCGATAAATTATTTGGGCCACGTGGAACGAGACTGCGTGAAAAATTAAGAATTCGCTAG
- a CDS encoding putative polysaccharide biosynthesis protein, with the protein MSSKLMRGTAVLTAGTLLSKILGILYVIPFYWIAGGEQATILYQYGYVPYQIFLNIATAGVPLAVAKYISKYNSLNEYALSQRLYRSSTYLMIFTGIVSFLIMYIFAPILAGMQEVSGGTSIEDITTVIRAVSFALLIIPVMSLLRGYFQGFHSMGPSAVSQVIEQIARIVFLLASTYIVLHLIGGSLVTAMSLATFAAFVGAFFSLICLIWYYRKRKPGIQKMIAGSDNKLRVSTFHLLKEISISAVPFIIVGMAMSLYQQIDLFTFARVLTYDGMDGKTAEDLLSIFNFSVQKIIMIPGTLALAFSMTLVPLVAASFHKGRIREVHHHLTAVFQVLLFLVVPACLGIALLADPLYTIFYGYNADGSMLLQFFAPFAIFFSLFSVTAAILQGIDEQRYTVLSLLLGLLTKSVLQMPLILLLGAKGGALATGLGYIVSVVFTIFIIKKYAKYSFKYLFRRLILILGISAVMLLSVWLIYHGLILFLNPHARLTALVIVFVSAGFGAYIYAFLAAKAGLLNYILGDRMYKIRKKLHLI; encoded by the coding sequence ATGAGTTCAAAATTAATGCGAGGAACGGCTGTGCTTACCGCTGGAACATTGCTTTCAAAAATCTTAGGGATTTTATATGTTATTCCATTTTACTGGATTGCCGGCGGGGAACAAGCAACGATTCTCTATCAATATGGATATGTCCCTTACCAAATTTTCTTAAATATCGCGACAGCTGGAGTACCTTTAGCAGTTGCCAAATATATTTCGAAGTATAATTCGTTAAATGAATATGCTTTAAGTCAGCGATTGTATAGATCAAGTACGTATTTAATGATATTCACAGGGATTGTTAGTTTTTTAATAATGTATATTTTTGCCCCGATACTCGCGGGGATGCAAGAGGTTAGTGGCGGAACGAGTATTGAAGATATTACGACGGTTATTCGCGCAGTAAGTTTTGCATTACTTATTATTCCTGTAATGAGTTTACTTCGGGGGTATTTCCAAGGATTTCATTCGATGGGACCTTCTGCCGTGTCACAAGTAATTGAACAAATAGCGAGAATTGTATTTTTACTTGCTAGTACGTATATTGTCTTACATTTAATTGGTGGAAGTCTTGTTACAGCGATGAGTTTAGCGACTTTTGCGGCTTTTGTTGGTGCGTTTTTCAGCTTGATTTGTCTCATTTGGTATTACCGAAAACGGAAGCCGGGTATTCAAAAAATGATTGCTGGCAGTGACAACAAGTTGCGCGTTTCGACTTTTCATCTATTAAAAGAAATTTCGATATCTGCGGTGCCATTTATTATTGTTGGAATGGCGATGTCGCTTTATCAGCAAATTGATTTATTTACGTTTGCTCGTGTTTTAACCTACGATGGTATGGACGGGAAAACAGCGGAGGATTTGCTTTCAATTTTCAACTTTTCCGTTCAAAAAATTATTATGATACCGGGAACTTTAGCCTTGGCATTTTCGATGACACTTGTGCCTTTAGTGGCGGCATCTTTCCATAAAGGGCGAATTCGGGAAGTTCATCATCATTTGACGGCTGTTTTCCAAGTGTTACTATTTTTAGTTGTGCCAGCTTGTTTAGGAATTGCCCTTTTAGCGGATCCGCTTTACACCATTTTTTATGGTTATAATGCAGATGGTTCGATGTTACTTCAGTTTTTTGCGCCATTTGCCATATTCTTCTCGTTATTTAGTGTAACAGCCGCGATTTTGCAAGGAATTGATGAACAACGGTACACGGTTCTTAGTCTCTTACTTGGTTTACTGACAAAATCAGTGTTGCAAATGCCATTAATTTTACTTTTAGGGGCAAAAGGTGGGGCATTAGCTACGGGACTTGGTTATATTGTTTCCGTAGTATTCACCATTTTTATTATTAAAAAATATGCGAAGTACTCGTTTAAATATTTATTTAGACGGCTTATACTTATTTTAGGAATTAGTGCGGTGATGCTTCTTAGTGTCTGGTTGATTTATCATGGCTTGATTTTATTTTTAAATCCACATGCAAGATTAACAGCACTAGTTATTGTTTTTGTTTCAGCCGGCTTTGGTGCCTATATTTATGCGTTTTTGGCTGCAAAAGCAGGTCTGTTAAACTATATTCTAGGGGACCGAATGTATAAAATTCGTAAAAAACTTCATTTGATTTAA
- the trpA gene encoding tryptophan synthase subunit alpha, giving the protein MTKTLTNKLAKKDHAAVVTYIMGGDDGLDNLEEQLLFLEKSGVSAIEIGIPFSDPVADGPIIQLAGLRALKEQVSLEAILNKLARSKVQIPLIIMSYINPIFHLGIPKFVELVQKTPVKGLIIPDLPYEHQTLITPELQGTDIALIPLVSLTSPKERLEEIAKQAEGFIYAVTVNGTTGVRSEFDAHIDNHLAYLKSISPVPVLAGFGVSSIEHVEKFAHVCDGVIIGSKVVQMLHEEKTAELGAFLQKAAEVRIEN; this is encoded by the coding sequence ATGACTAAAACATTAACGAATAAACTAGCGAAAAAAGATCATGCTGCCGTAGTTACTTACATTATGGGTGGCGATGATGGCTTAGATAATTTAGAAGAACAGTTATTGTTTCTCGAAAAATCTGGTGTAAGCGCGATTGAAATTGGTATTCCTTTTTCTGATCCGGTTGCCGACGGTCCGATTATTCAACTTGCTGGGTTACGTGCTTTAAAGGAGCAAGTGAGTTTAGAAGCCATTTTAAATAAATTGGCTAGGAGTAAAGTGCAAATTCCGCTAATTATTATGAGTTATATTAATCCGATTTTTCATTTAGGTATCCCGAAATTTGTTGAATTGGTGCAGAAAACGCCGGTGAAAGGGCTTATTATTCCTGATTTACCTTATGAGCACCAAACACTGATTACGCCAGAACTTCAAGGGACAGATATCGCACTTATTCCGCTTGTTTCATTGACAAGTCCGAAAGAGCGCCTCGAAGAAATTGCGAAACAGGCAGAAGGGTTTATTTATGCAGTAACAGTTAACGGAACTACCGGTGTGAGGAGTGAATTTGATGCCCATATTGATAACCATTTAGCTTATTTAAAAAGCATTAGCCCTGTTCCAGTTCTCGCAGGTTTTGGTGTTTCTTCTATTGAACATGTGGAAAAATTTGCGCATGTATGTGATGGTGTAATAATCGGTAGTAAAGTCGTGCAAATGTTACATGAAGAAAAAACGGCAGAGCTAGGAGCGTTTTTACAAAAGGCCGCAGAAGTTCGAATCGAAAACTAA
- the trpB gene encoding tryptophan synthase subunit beta has product MTYQAPDENGFYGKFGGRFVPETLMKAVKELDEAYRASKTDPAFQKELNYYLKEYVGRETPLYFAEQLTAHAGGAKIYLKREDLNHTGAHKINNTIGQALLARQMGKQKVVAETGAGQHGVATATVAALFNMECTIFMGEEDVKRQSLNVFRMELLGAKVVSVKAGSRTLKDAVNEALRFWVANVEDTHYIMGSVLGPHPFPEIVRDYQSVIGIEARKQHLEKEGKLPDAIVACVGGGSNAMGLFYPFVDDVSVQMHGVEAAGHGLETEFHAATISKGEIGILHGAMMDVLQDENGQILEAFSISAGLDYPGIGPEHSFFRDLGRAAYHSVTDDEAVEAFQLLCRTEGIIPALESSHAISYAVKLASQMRPEESMVVCLSGRGDKDVNQLKERLEGQTND; this is encoded by the coding sequence ATGACTTATCAAGCACCTGACGAAAATGGCTTTTACGGAAAATTTGGCGGCAGATTTGTACCAGAAACATTAATGAAAGCAGTGAAAGAATTAGACGAGGCGTACCGGGCTTCCAAAACAGATCCTGCTTTTCAAAAAGAATTAAACTATTATTTAAAAGAATATGTGGGCCGAGAAACACCACTTTATTTTGCTGAACAATTAACAGCACATGCGGGCGGAGCAAAAATTTATTTAAAACGCGAAGATTTAAATCATACTGGCGCACATAAAATCAATAATACTATTGGGCAAGCCTTACTCGCACGTCAAATGGGCAAACAAAAAGTAGTGGCAGAAACTGGCGCAGGACAACACGGGGTGGCGACTGCAACTGTTGCAGCACTTTTTAATATGGAATGTACTATTTTTATGGGAGAAGAAGATGTGAAACGCCAATCACTCAATGTGTTTAGAATGGAACTTCTTGGTGCAAAAGTAGTGAGCGTGAAAGCAGGAAGCAGAACATTAAAAGACGCAGTAAATGAGGCGCTCAGATTCTGGGTTGCTAATGTGGAAGACACGCATTACATTATGGGATCCGTTCTTGGACCGCATCCATTTCCAGAAATTGTTCGTGATTACCAAAGTGTGATAGGAATAGAAGCACGCAAACAACACTTGGAAAAAGAAGGTAAGCTTCCTGATGCAATTGTTGCTTGTGTTGGAGGCGGGAGTAATGCGATGGGGTTATTTTATCCATTTGTAGATGATGTTTCTGTTCAAATGCACGGTGTGGAAGCAGCGGGACACGGTTTAGAAACTGAATTCCATGCAGCGACTATTTCCAAAGGAGAAATCGGGATTTTACACGGAGCGATGATGGACGTTTTACAAGATGAGAATGGACAAATTTTGGAAGCATTTTCGATTTCAGCTGGCTTAGATTATCCAGGTATTGGTCCGGAGCATAGCTTTTTCCGTGATTTAGGTCGTGCAGCGTACCATTCTGTTACCGATGATGAAGCCGTTGAAGCATTTCAACTTTTATGTCGTACGGAAGGAATCATTCCTGCACTCGAAAGCTCGCACGCGATTAGTTATGCAGTCAAACTTGCAAGCCAAATGCGTCCAGAAGAAAGTATGGTCGTTTGTTTATCTGGTCGCGGAGATAAAGATGTTAATCAACTAAAGGAACGCTTGGAGGGACAAACAAATGACTAA
- a CDS encoding phosphoribosylanthranilate isomerase, with protein MIVKICGLKKAVDVAAAVDNGADMIGFVFAKSKRQVTVEKAHELAKNIPANVKKVGVFVNPTEEELKAAIKGVPLDIVQLHGQEPAKQANRTDAKVIKAFPVKDGKLPTNINDYPNAYILLDAPAEEYEGGSGKTFDWDKINRDMLTKNKLIIAGGLNAQNVQEAIKRFEPYAVDISSGVETNGEKDPEKIKCFIKTAKGVE; from the coding sequence ATGATTGTAAAAATTTGTGGATTGAAAAAAGCAGTAGATGTAGCGGCTGCGGTCGATAATGGCGCAGATATGATTGGCTTCGTTTTCGCAAAAAGTAAACGCCAAGTTACGGTGGAAAAGGCACATGAATTAGCTAAAAATATTCCCGCTAACGTCAAAAAAGTCGGGGTATTCGTTAATCCTACTGAAGAAGAGTTAAAGGCAGCAATCAAAGGTGTGCCATTAGACATTGTTCAACTTCACGGACAAGAACCCGCAAAACAAGCAAATCGCACAGATGCAAAAGTAATCAAAGCTTTTCCTGTGAAAGATGGGAAACTTCCTACCAATATAAATGACTATCCAAACGCTTATATTTTACTTGATGCACCAGCAGAGGAATATGAAGGCGGCAGCGGAAAAACATTTGATTGGGATAAAATAAATAGAGACATGCTTACAAAAAACAAATTAATTATAGCTGGCGGATTAAATGCTCAGAATGTACAAGAAGCCATTAAACGCTTTGAACCATATGCAGTAGATATTTCCTCTGGCGTAGAAACAAACGGAGAAAAAGATCCGGAGAAAATTAAATGCTTCATTAAAACAGCAAAAGGAGTGGAATAA
- the trpC gene encoding indole-3-glycerol phosphate synthase TrpC, whose translation MTFLEEILAQKAVEVADMPLEKVAEKRKTYSFYEFLKANTNSMQLIAEVKRASPSKGEINMGVNPVLQARSYQAAGAGMISVLTDPVFFKGSIEDLREVAKNVEIPVLCKDFIISEKQLIRARNAGATVVLLIISALTEEMLIALFEQALALDLEVLVEVHDQKELAVAQKIGAKLIGVNNRNLHTFEVDIAVSERLASDFSSDACFISESGFRTAEDVARVSQKYNAVLVGEALMREATPEAAAKSLKVTR comes from the coding sequence ATGACATTTTTAGAAGAAATTTTAGCGCAAAAAGCAGTAGAAGTTGCAGACATGCCCTTAGAAAAAGTAGCCGAAAAACGGAAAACTTATTCGTTTTATGAATTTTTAAAAGCAAATACCAACTCGATGCAACTTATTGCAGAAGTAAAACGCGCCTCTCCTTCTAAAGGGGAAATCAATATGGGCGTGAATCCGGTTCTGCAAGCCAGGTCTTATCAAGCTGCGGGTGCGGGAATGATTTCTGTTTTGACAGATCCTGTTTTTTTCAAAGGCTCGATTGAAGATTTGCGAGAAGTAGCGAAAAATGTCGAAATTCCTGTACTTTGTAAAGATTTTATTATTAGTGAAAAACAATTGATTCGTGCTCGAAATGCGGGAGCAACGGTTGTATTGCTAATTATTTCGGCACTTACAGAAGAGATGCTAATTGCTCTGTTTGAACAAGCTCTGGCGCTTGATTTGGAAGTGTTAGTGGAAGTACATGACCAGAAAGAATTAGCTGTTGCTCAAAAAATTGGAGCTAAACTCATTGGTGTGAACAACCGTAATTTGCATACATTTGAAGTGGATATTGCAGTAAGTGAAAGACTGGCGAGCGATTTCTCGTCGGATGCTTGTTTCATAAGTGAATCAGGTTTTCGAACAGCTGAAGATGTGGCTCGGGTTAGTCAAAAATATAATGCAGTACTTGTTGGAGAAGCGCTAATGCGAGAAGCGACTCCAGAAGCAGCGGCGAAAAGTTTGAAGGTGACACGATGA